A window from Methylococcus mesophilus encodes these proteins:
- a CDS encoding cytochrome C — protein sequence MNNSRRPQSFTSRRNPFLACLSICFALALAPEGVLAAAKLKIAKASWSEKTGTLTVKGSLKNSAGPVEIYDINGRRLVEIGDSGQGGSFGASLSRDALPAVPCAVRVQSGDSEAIKAVKGAPKSCSGVPTCSIVSPVDGTALQMGVETHFEANATAKDPAALPFKYEWDFGGGAMGFPAGTLAQSGSVGEHATFVRDHGIYRVRFVATDALGRRCEDSIAVSVGQAPAAPPAAASLAAASVQAAPKFGSELEGKAGDVVVLPFAHSAAMGQGVMNLDAGNPWPGFFHLNAIAYTKARQPLNVEADAYELFYSAAVNPADPVGADSINSTSRNYPVDSSFGQAQIRKTDMWEAQEGWETTAGYEPFWTVDESTPTVSPLWKEPPTITKILNAAFPDMWGQGADWTWYLARNSVPDEGYLTGKFETRMTGNPADKDNFKGGLMPGKDNPYQANTPQAFPTREADTQAFLALGIPLTDMDDQGRVNPFPVMRVEARSKSTGQTAAVADVAFNTAKDVRCSECHVYGGIGADPTVKRYLRPQKKDAAGNPVFDGYGNKVLLAGEKNSRVEYFPDYMNSNPKSLEEKESEAFWNQYAIHAFMELEDRTGAFLDDWDPDGDGIAGEGNGHPWENGLRYIKQFKAPEPCQWCHQSAYLNECGYGTTNWDGLEYGPSEHRFHGRIQVDGQGKVIRDAQGRPLMWDDQGTGKTNPNSLFPVVDKQGNKVAMEQNCLKCHVGASQKGYHDPMYSAGIQCADCHGDMLAVGDVFAKKAQGDQPRNAKGELVDPTKLDEQGNPTPVHRVDYLDQPNCGSCHTGNGSEPVRKLAYDAADPAATPLLPENPRFAVNSAKIAFNYLDWDMNRVDKSYDLPLFRKSLDTHGKVPCAACHGSTHAIWPIKEPGANENVTSLQLQGHTGSILECNVCHTADSFAKLEDLDGGQYSGDAKPGILGGPHNTHPIDDPYWWKQANGDVANSDGSNYGGWHNNYAKLPGANGEDQCAACHGSDHQGTRLSKTPVDRVFDFRGFDAKKLKKTGFKSKIVKVAAGTPIGCDTCHSLETSFKGAPGR from the coding sequence ATGAATAACTCACGCCGACCCCAGTCGTTCACATCGCGTCGAAATCCGTTTCTTGCCTGTCTGTCGATCTGTTTTGCCCTGGCGCTTGCGCCGGAAGGGGTGCTGGCGGCAGCCAAGCTGAAGATCGCCAAGGCGTCATGGTCGGAGAAGACGGGAACTCTGACCGTCAAAGGCAGCCTCAAAAATTCCGCGGGGCCGGTCGAAATCTATGACATCAACGGTCGCCGTCTGGTTGAGATCGGCGACAGCGGACAGGGAGGCTCCTTCGGAGCCAGCCTAAGCCGTGACGCGCTTCCCGCCGTGCCCTGCGCGGTGCGGGTCCAGTCCGGCGACAGCGAGGCCATCAAGGCGGTGAAGGGGGCACCCAAGTCCTGCAGCGGCGTTCCGACCTGCAGTATCGTCAGTCCGGTCGACGGCACAGCCCTTCAGATGGGCGTGGAAACCCATTTTGAAGCCAACGCCACGGCCAAGGACCCGGCTGCCTTACCGTTCAAGTACGAGTGGGATTTCGGCGGCGGTGCCATGGGTTTCCCTGCCGGCACACTGGCCCAATCCGGCTCGGTCGGCGAACACGCGACTTTCGTCCGCGATCATGGCATTTATCGGGTCCGCTTCGTGGCGACCGACGCATTGGGGCGCCGATGCGAAGATTCGATAGCCGTCAGCGTCGGCCAGGCGCCGGCCGCTCCGCCGGCAGCGGCGTCCCTTGCGGCGGCCTCGGTGCAGGCGGCCCCCAAATTTGGCAGCGAGCTGGAGGGCAAGGCCGGCGACGTCGTGGTCCTCCCTTTCGCGCACAGCGCGGCGATGGGGCAGGGCGTCATGAACCTGGATGCGGGCAACCCCTGGCCCGGTTTCTTCCATCTCAATGCCATCGCGTACACCAAGGCGCGCCAGCCCTTGAACGTCGAGGCGGACGCCTATGAACTCTTCTATTCGGCTGCGGTGAATCCCGCCGATCCCGTCGGGGCCGATTCCATCAACAGCACCAGCCGGAACTATCCGGTCGATTCTTCCTTCGGCCAGGCCCAGATCAGGAAGACCGACATGTGGGAGGCCCAGGAAGGCTGGGAGACCACGGCAGGCTACGAGCCGTTCTGGACGGTTGATGAGAGCACGCCGACGGTTTCGCCCTTGTGGAAGGAGCCGCCCACCATCACCAAGATATTGAACGCTGCCTTTCCCGACATGTGGGGGCAAGGTGCCGACTGGACCTGGTACCTGGCCCGCAATTCGGTGCCGGACGAAGGCTATCTCACCGGCAAGTTCGAGACCCGGATGACCGGCAACCCTGCCGACAAGGATAATTTCAAGGGCGGTCTCATGCCGGGTAAGGACAATCCTTACCAGGCCAATACGCCGCAGGCGTTCCCGACCCGCGAGGCGGATACCCAGGCCTTCCTGGCACTGGGAATACCTTTGACCGACATGGACGACCAGGGCCGGGTCAATCCCTTCCCGGTGATGCGGGTGGAAGCCAGGAGCAAGTCCACCGGACAGACCGCCGCGGTTGCGGACGTCGCGTTCAATACCGCCAAGGACGTGCGCTGCAGCGAATGCCACGTCTATGGCGGCATCGGTGCCGACCCCACTGTCAAACGCTATCTGCGGCCGCAGAAAAAGGACGCTGCCGGCAATCCCGTTTTCGACGGCTACGGCAACAAGGTCTTGCTGGCCGGAGAGAAGAATTCGCGCGTCGAGTACTTTCCCGACTACATGAACTCCAACCCCAAGAGCCTGGAAGAAAAGGAGAGTGAAGCCTTTTGGAACCAGTACGCGATTCATGCCTTCATGGAGCTGGAGGACCGAACCGGCGCATTCCTGGACGACTGGGACCCCGATGGTGATGGCATCGCCGGCGAAGGGAACGGTCACCCCTGGGAGAACGGCCTGCGCTACATCAAGCAGTTCAAGGCGCCCGAACCCTGCCAATGGTGCCACCAGTCCGCCTATCTGAACGAATGCGGCTACGGCACCACCAACTGGGACGGGCTGGAATACGGGCCTTCCGAACACCGCTTCCACGGCCGCATCCAGGTGGACGGCCAGGGCAAGGTGATCCGCGACGCCCAAGGGCGGCCGCTGATGTGGGACGACCAGGGGACGGGCAAGACCAACCCCAACTCGCTGTTCCCGGTCGTGGACAAGCAGGGCAACAAGGTGGCCATGGAGCAGAACTGCCTGAAATGCCACGTGGGCGCCAGCCAGAAGGGCTATCACGACCCCATGTACAGCGCCGGAATCCAGTGCGCCGACTGCCATGGCGACATGCTGGCCGTGGGCGACGTGTTCGCCAAGAAAGCCCAGGGCGACCAGCCGAGGAACGCCAAGGGCGAACTGGTCGATCCCACCAAGCTCGACGAACAGGGCAATCCGACGCCGGTGCATCGGGTCGACTACCTCGATCAGCCGAACTGCGGCTCCTGCCATACCGGCAATGGAAGCGAACCCGTGCGCAAACTGGCCTACGATGCCGCCGACCCCGCGGCCACGCCGCTGTTGCCGGAGAATCCGCGGTTCGCCGTCAACAGCGCGAAGATCGCGTTCAACTATCTCGATTGGGATATGAACCGGGTCGACAAGAGCTACGATCTGCCCTTGTTCCGAAAGAGCCTGGACACCCACGGCAAGGTGCCCTGCGCGGCCTGTCACGGCTCGACCCATGCCATCTGGCCGATCAAGGAGCCCGGCGCCAACGAGAACGTGACCTCGCTGCAGTTGCAGGGCCATACCGGTTCCATCCTGGAGTGCAACGTCTGTCACACGGCGGACTCGTTCGCCAAGCTGGAAGACCTGGACGGCGGGCAGTACAGCGGCGACGCCAAGCCCGGCATCCTGGGCGGTCCGCACAACACCCACCCGATCGACGATCCGTACTGGTGGAAGCAGGCCAATGGCGACGTCGCCAACAGCGACGGCAGCAACTACGGCGGCTGGCACAACAACTACGCCAAGCTGCCCGGAGCGAATGGCGAAGACCAGTGCGCGGCCTGCCACGGCAGCGACCACCAGGGCACGCGTCTGTCCAAGACGCCGGTGGACCGGGTGTTCGACTTCCGCGGCTTCGACGCCAAGAAGCTGAAGAAGACCGGGTTCAAATCGAAGATCGTCAAAGTAGCCGCCGGCACGCCGATCGGCTGCGACACCTGCCACAGCCTGGAGACCAGCTTCAAGGGGGCGCCGGGGCGTTAA
- a CDS encoding YncE family protein, which yields MKQNFVRYTVGAAFLALSLLGGVTTVQAEAVSLDMAKFRGAWDAAVSYGRGHIVSQGGASYISLQKKNLNHAPENSPDQWAVLAVAGTNGKDGKDGKDGKDGKDGAKGDTGASFNPLRIAAKRWYGASRTGLTYPVGDGPVAGAFDGSFLWIANHDGASVTKLRPSDGSIQGTYSLDGAKPNDVLFDGGYLWVATDTALVQMNVADGSLLRSVSAGTGPVSLAFDGESVWVASADGAYKVKSADGAVTGPYHAGDKPAGIGFDGTHVWVASGPDSTFTKLTTSGAEAGAIHWAGGNLKSMAFDGESMWVLKSDPEGKLTQVRVGDANTLGNYLVGANPTGVVFDGVHVWACSSEGHTVTKLNLDGSVAASYALDAGTTSPYALVFDGVNVWVLNKDNDTVSKL from the coding sequence ATGAAACAGAATTTTGTTCGCTATACGGTGGGTGCCGCGTTCCTCGCTCTTTCTCTGCTGGGTGGTGTCACGACAGTCCAAGCTGAGGCCGTTTCGCTCGACATGGCCAAATTCCGCGGTGCTTGGGATGCCGCGGTCAGTTACGGCCGAGGCCATATCGTGAGCCAGGGAGGCGCCAGCTACATCAGTCTGCAGAAAAAGAACCTGAACCATGCGCCGGAAAACAGCCCGGATCAATGGGCCGTGCTGGCTGTGGCGGGGACCAACGGTAAGGACGGCAAGGATGGAAAAGACGGCAAGGATGGCAAGGACGGTGCCAAGGGCGATACCGGCGCGTCGTTCAATCCGCTGCGGATCGCTGCCAAGCGCTGGTACGGCGCCAGCCGGACGGGCCTGACCTATCCGGTCGGCGACGGCCCGGTCGCCGGGGCATTCGACGGCAGTTTCCTATGGATCGCCAATCACGACGGGGCATCCGTCACCAAGCTGCGCCCCAGCGACGGCTCGATCCAGGGCACCTATTCCCTCGACGGCGCCAAGCCCAATGACGTCCTGTTCGACGGCGGTTACCTGTGGGTTGCAACCGATACGGCGCTGGTTCAGATGAACGTCGCCGACGGTTCCCTCCTGCGCTCGGTGTCGGCGGGCACCGGCCCGGTTTCGCTGGCATTCGACGGCGAGAGCGTCTGGGTGGCCAGCGCAGACGGCGCGTACAAGGTCAAATCGGCGGACGGCGCGGTGACCGGGCCGTACCATGCGGGCGACAAGCCCGCCGGCATCGGCTTCGACGGTACTCACGTGTGGGTGGCGAGCGGACCGGACTCCACGTTCACTAAGCTGACTACCTCCGGTGCCGAGGCCGGAGCGATCCATTGGGCCGGCGGCAATCTCAAGTCCATGGCGTTCGACGGCGAATCCATGTGGGTTTTGAAGAGCGACCCCGAAGGCAAACTGACCCAGGTCAGGGTCGGCGACGCGAATACCCTGGGCAATTACCTGGTGGGGGCCAATCCGACGGGTGTCGTGTTCGACGGCGTTCACGTCTGGGCATGCAGTTCGGAAGGTCACACGGTGACCAAACTGAACCTCGACGGATCGGTGGCGGCGAGCTACGCGTTGGATGCGGGCACAACGAGTCCCTACGCCCTCGTCTTCGACGGCGTCAACGTCTGGGTCCTGAACAAGGACAACGACACGGTGAGCAAGCTCTGA
- a CDS encoding cytochrome C: protein MNTHRPATETRPSRRLLLGGPLLALAVLLAPQAVSAAAKIKIAKAAWSEKSGTLTIAGKAKGGTGPIDVYDVNGRRLGSGQGDSFAVTLSRQDLAGVPCAVRVQTGDTEVIKPVKGAPKSCSGAPACSIVSPGPGTAVQVGVETHFEATATAKDPAAQPFSYEWDFAGGAMGELIAGSNPPAYKRPTGLMAMVAFVRNDSRYRVRFIATDAKGRRCEDSVEVTVGNPPTGLPGKVSEQGAPALGGELDGTKGDVVVMPFEEWSYQNLSDMRYGSNGYGSFSPTANNIRAYAFKKDRLPVFLDGGAVELRYSAASNPNDPVGGDSINSTSRNWPTTAALLDAALKKTDVWEIPARPDAQKAEGYFACSWMMTGYWGAYGCAAAQGAPTADEGYFKAKKDGAGTVVSDDPNTDQGHGAYMPGRENPYFANTPQPFSKFVASEKSRKEGVADKPAAWFEANLLPYTDTDDQGRVNPFSLVRVEAVAKGSNSVLAKTDGVVSAGRDFHCRECHAKGKVGANPNAPYTKAAFASSAWGKYGLEASKTLPGYSSYAIPDDKIPEKPEFFDVSDVGGDPASIFDQEYAAALNYSSLHQYYDIITFLNDMMYSVSKTYLSDDEKQHPANIEKDTPRPCYGCHATAQSFEPFKSGWWDEEGFKADDSIYAPNYSISMHRWHGELQWNASKTDIVRDAKGTHVRWDWKTKGPNNSTKTGSLFPIFDDQGKQLPMEENCLRCHSGHREQLYRDRMYTAGVTCYDCHGDMLAVGEAFPKNYLANKDKVGSTERDDYRVPWFDEPDCGSCHVGDGNKGADKSGGFFSAGVMKRAFDDADLSATTRAVDRTDPDSRRFSAAPLETFQAAVPTDFYYDVDEASGSFLTKTVDTKVDAPVFRFGKDRHGNVACAACHGAAHSVWPNRDPSSNDNVTALQLQGHTGTILECNVCHTADSFAKKDDLDGGVNYSGDTKPGILGGPHDMHPVNDPYWWKQADGDVANSDGSNYGGWHNNYAKIGGLKGEDQCAACHGSDHKGTRLSKTPVDRVFDFRGFDGKKLKKAGFKTKVVKVAAGTPIGCDTCHSLETSFIGSPGH from the coding sequence ATGAATACCCATCGCCCTGCTACGGAGACGCGTCCCTCGCGGCGCCTCCTCCTCGGAGGCCCGCTGCTCGCCCTGGCCGTGCTGCTGGCTCCGCAAGCGGTCTCGGCCGCCGCCAAGATCAAGATTGCCAAAGCGGCCTGGTCGGAAAAGTCCGGCACGCTGACGATCGCCGGCAAAGCCAAGGGCGGAACCGGCCCCATCGATGTCTACGACGTCAACGGCCGGCGGCTGGGCAGTGGCCAGGGCGACAGTTTCGCGGTGACGCTGAGCCGCCAGGACCTCGCGGGCGTCCCCTGCGCGGTGCGGGTCCAGACCGGTGACACCGAGGTCATCAAACCGGTGAAGGGCGCACCCAAATCCTGCAGCGGCGCTCCCGCCTGCAGCATCGTCAGTCCTGGCCCAGGCACCGCGGTCCAGGTCGGCGTGGAGACCCATTTCGAAGCCACCGCCACGGCCAAGGACCCGGCGGCGCAGCCGTTCAGCTACGAATGGGATTTCGCCGGCGGCGCCATGGGCGAACTCATCGCCGGCAGCAATCCACCCGCCTACAAGCGGCCCACCGGGCTGATGGCGATGGTCGCGTTCGTCCGCAACGACAGCCGTTACCGGGTGAGGTTCATCGCCACCGACGCCAAGGGCCGGCGCTGCGAGGACAGCGTCGAGGTGACGGTAGGCAATCCGCCGACGGGGCTGCCTGGCAAGGTGTCGGAGCAGGGCGCGCCGGCGCTGGGCGGCGAGCTGGACGGCACCAAGGGCGACGTCGTGGTCATGCCGTTCGAGGAATGGAGCTATCAGAATCTGAGCGACATGCGGTACGGTTCCAACGGCTATGGCTCATTTTCGCCGACCGCCAACAACATTCGGGCCTATGCCTTCAAGAAGGATCGCCTGCCCGTATTTCTGGATGGCGGCGCCGTAGAACTCCGATATTCGGCAGCCTCGAATCCGAACGATCCCGTCGGCGGAGACTCCATCAATTCCACCAGCCGCAACTGGCCGACGACAGCCGCTCTACTCGATGCGGCACTGAAAAAAACCGACGTGTGGGAGATACCTGCGCGCCCGGATGCGCAAAAGGCCGAAGGTTATTTCGCCTGTTCCTGGATGATGACGGGATACTGGGGCGCCTACGGTTGCGCCGCCGCCCAAGGTGCGCCGACGGCCGATGAAGGGTATTTCAAAGCCAAGAAGGACGGTGCCGGCACGGTCGTATCGGACGATCCCAATACCGATCAGGGCCATGGCGCCTATATGCCGGGCCGGGAAAATCCCTATTTCGCCAATACCCCGCAGCCATTCTCCAAATTCGTTGCCAGCGAAAAATCCAGGAAGGAGGGCGTGGCCGACAAGCCGGCGGCATGGTTCGAAGCTAACCTTCTGCCTTATACCGACACCGACGACCAGGGGAGAGTCAATCCATTCTCGCTGGTGCGCGTCGAAGCCGTGGCCAAAGGGAGCAACAGCGTCCTGGCCAAGACAGACGGCGTGGTCAGCGCCGGGCGCGATTTTCATTGCCGGGAATGCCATGCCAAAGGCAAGGTCGGGGCGAACCCAAACGCGCCCTACACCAAGGCGGCATTTGCTTCCAGCGCCTGGGGTAAATACGGGCTGGAGGCGAGTAAGACCCTGCCCGGTTATTCCTCGTACGCTATCCCCGATGACAAAATACCGGAAAAACCCGAGTTTTTCGACGTATCCGATGTCGGCGGTGACCCCGCTAGCATATTTGACCAGGAATACGCGGCGGCCTTGAATTATTCGAGCCTGCATCAGTATTACGACATTATTACGTTTCTCAACGACATGATGTATTCCGTAAGCAAGACTTACCTTTCGGATGACGAGAAACAGCACCCTGCGAATATAGAAAAAGATACGCCGCGTCCCTGTTACGGCTGCCATGCAACCGCCCAATCCTTTGAGCCTTTCAAGAGCGGTTGGTGGGATGAAGAGGGCTTCAAGGCCGATGACTCCATCTACGCGCCCAACTATTCCATTTCCATGCATCGCTGGCACGGCGAACTGCAGTGGAACGCCAGTAAGACCGATATCGTGCGGGATGCTAAAGGGACGCACGTACGCTGGGATTGGAAGACCAAAGGTCCGAACAATTCCACCAAGACCGGCAGCCTGTTCCCGATCTTCGACGACCAGGGCAAGCAATTGCCGATGGAAGAGAACTGTTTGCGCTGCCATTCCGGCCATCGCGAGCAGCTTTACCGCGACCGCATGTACACGGCGGGCGTCACCTGTTACGACTGCCACGGCGACATGCTGGCGGTGGGCGAAGCGTTCCCGAAGAACTATCTCGCCAACAAGGACAAGGTCGGTTCCACCGAGCGCGACGATTACCGGGTGCCCTGGTTCGACGAACCGGACTGCGGTTCCTGCCATGTCGGTGACGGTAACAAGGGTGCCGACAAGAGCGGCGGCTTCTTCAGCGCGGGCGTGATGAAACGGGCATTTGACGATGCGGATTTGTCGGCGACGACCCGTGCGGTGGATCGCACGGATCCGGATTCTCGCCGTTTCTCGGCAGCGCCGTTGGAGACCTTCCAAGCCGCCGTTCCGACGGACTTCTATTACGACGTGGATGAGGCATCAGGATCGTTCCTTACCAAAACGGTGGATACCAAGGTAGACGCCCCGGTGTTCCGCTTCGGCAAGGACCGCCACGGCAACGTCGCCTGTGCGGCCTGCCACGGCGCGGCGCACTCGGTCTGGCCCAACCGCGATCCGAGTTCGAACGACAACGTCACCGCGCTGCAGCTCCAGGGCCATACCGGCACCATCCTCGAGTGCAACGTTTGCCACACGGCGGACTCCTTTGCTAAGAAGGATGACCTGGACGGCGGTGTGAACTACAGCGGTGACACCAAGCCCGGCATCCTGGGCGGCCCGCACGACATGCATCCCGTCAACGACCCGTACTGGTGGAAGCAGGCCGACGGCGACGTCGCCAACAGCGACGGCAGCAACTACGGCGGCTGGCACAACAACTATGCCAAGATCGGCGGACTGAAGGGCGAAGACCAGTGCGCGGCCTGCCACGGCAGCGATCACAAGGGCACCCGTCTGTCGAAGACGCCGGTGGACCGGGTGTTCGACTTCCGGGGTTTCGACGGCAAGAAGCTGAAGAAGGCCGGATTCAAGACCAAGGTCGTCAAAGTGGCCGCCGGCACGCCGATCGGCTGCGACACCTGCCACAGCCTGGAGACCAGCTTCATCGGCTCGCCGGGGCATTGA
- the ccmD gene encoding heme exporter protein CcmD, which yields MNFQEFFHMGGYAVYVWTSYGLCFAVLAFNLIAPLRRKNETLKSLRRQLKQESRP from the coding sequence ATGAATTTCCAAGAGTTCTTCCATATGGGCGGCTATGCCGTCTACGTATGGACTTCCTATGGCCTGTGTTTCGCCGTGCTCGCCTTCAACCTGATCGCTCCGTTGCGCCGGAAAAACGAAACGCTGAAGAGCCTTCGCCGCCAGTTGAAGCAGGAGTCCCGCCCATGA
- the ccmE gene encoding cytochrome c maturation protein CcmE: MMTPRRRRMMWVALMVAGVCIAAFFALTAFQKNLLYFYTPSQVASGEAPKGYPFRIGGLVVKESVKREPDSLTVRFEVSDGPNAVPVLYTGILPDLFREGQGIIAVGQVDDAGTFRATEVLAKHDENYMPPEVAESLKKNGQLPADYTEYQKK; encoded by the coding sequence ATGATGACGCCGCGCCGCAGACGCATGATGTGGGTAGCGCTGATGGTCGCCGGCGTGTGCATCGCCGCCTTCTTCGCCCTCACCGCCTTCCAGAAGAATCTCCTTTATTTCTATACGCCGTCCCAGGTGGCTTCCGGCGAAGCGCCGAAGGGCTACCCGTTCCGCATCGGCGGACTGGTGGTCAAGGAAAGCGTGAAGCGGGAACCGGACAGCCTGACCGTGCGCTTCGAGGTCTCCGACGGCCCCAACGCCGTGCCGGTACTCTATACCGGCATCCTTCCCGACCTGTTCCGGGAAGGCCAGGGCATCATCGCCGTGGGCCAGGTCGACGATGCCGGCACTTTCCGGGCGACCGAGGTGCTGGCCAAGCACGACGAGAACTACATGCCGCCCGAAGTCGCCGAATCATTGAAAAAGAACGGCCAACTCCCCGCTGACTACACGGAGTACCAGAAGAAATGA
- a CDS encoding heme lyase CcmF/NrfE family subunit: MIAELGHIALVMALLMALLQGTFPLMGASQGVGIWMSVAKPAGRAQFLFLLASFGALTACFITNDFSVEYVARNSNSALPLYYRIAAVWGSHEGSMLLWATILGLWTAAVTVFSRSLSEDFLARVLGVMGLVSIGILLFILFTSNPFERLVPVPPDGNDLNPLLQDFGMTVHPPMLYMGYVGLSVAFAFAIAALLGGSLDSAWARWSRPWTLVAWLFLTGGITLGSWWAYYELGWGGWWFWDPVENASFMPWLVATALIHSLAVTEKRGAFKAWTVLLAIFAFSLSLLGTFLVRSGVLTSVHAFASDPTRGLFILILLAIVVGGSLLVYTVKAPGVRDVARYSLVSKENLLLLNNILLVTASGSILLGTLYPLILDALKLGKISVGPPYFGAVFAPLMAPIFLLAGIGPMFAWRESPLGRVLHRVRYLFPASFAAGITLAALAWDDADFKMMAGLGCAFWLAASALLSLWTRVRLRDGWLEGLRAQSPSVYGMTAAHLGAAVFLVGAVLSDRLSQEKLVRMAPGDSVTLSGYTFNFLGTETVQGPNFSAQQATFRVERNGESLELRPQKRNYKVQRNMMTEAAIDPGLSRDLYVALGEPLDKNAWSVRLYVKPFIRWIWAGGLFMIAGGLLSVGDRRYRLPLREARAVPERAAAARAT, encoded by the coding sequence ATGATCGCCGAACTCGGCCACATCGCCCTGGTCATGGCCCTCCTGATGGCCTTGCTGCAGGGCACCTTTCCGCTGATGGGCGCCTCCCAGGGCGTGGGCATCTGGATGAGCGTCGCGAAACCCGCCGGCCGCGCGCAGTTCCTGTTTCTGCTGGCTTCCTTCGGCGCCCTGACGGCCTGCTTCATCACCAACGATTTTTCCGTGGAGTACGTCGCGCGCAACTCGAACTCGGCCTTGCCGCTGTACTATCGCATCGCCGCAGTCTGGGGCTCGCATGAGGGCTCGATGCTGCTGTGGGCCACGATCCTCGGGCTTTGGACGGCGGCGGTGACGGTGTTCAGCCGCAGCCTGTCCGAAGACTTCCTGGCCCGCGTCCTGGGCGTCATGGGGTTGGTGAGCATCGGCATCCTGCTGTTCATCCTGTTCACCTCGAACCCGTTCGAGCGGCTGGTGCCGGTGCCGCCCGACGGCAACGACCTGAATCCGCTGCTGCAGGATTTCGGCATGACGGTGCATCCGCCCATGCTGTACATGGGCTACGTGGGCCTCAGCGTGGCTTTCGCGTTCGCGATCGCCGCCCTGCTCGGCGGCTCGCTGGACTCGGCCTGGGCGCGCTGGTCGCGGCCCTGGACCCTGGTGGCGTGGCTGTTCCTGACCGGCGGCATCACCCTCGGCTCCTGGTGGGCCTATTACGAACTGGGCTGGGGCGGCTGGTGGTTCTGGGACCCGGTGGAAAACGCCTCCTTCATGCCCTGGCTGGTCGCCACCGCACTGATCCACTCGCTGGCGGTCACCGAGAAGCGCGGCGCCTTCAAGGCGTGGACCGTGCTGCTGGCGATCTTCGCCTTTTCGCTGAGCCTCCTCGGCACCTTCCTGGTCCGGTCCGGGGTGCTGACGTCCGTGCACGCCTTCGCTTCCGACCCCACCCGCGGCCTGTTCATCCTGATCCTGCTGGCCATCGTGGTGGGCGGTTCGCTGCTGGTATACACGGTGAAGGCCCCGGGGGTCCGCGATGTGGCGCGGTATAGCCTGGTGTCCAAGGAAAACCTGCTGCTGCTCAACAACATCCTGCTGGTGACCGCCTCCGGGAGCATCCTGCTCGGCACCCTCTACCCGCTGATCCTGGACGCGCTGAAGCTGGGCAAGATTTCGGTTGGCCCGCCGTATTTCGGCGCGGTGTTCGCTCCGCTGATGGCGCCGATCTTCCTGCTGGCCGGCATCGGTCCGATGTTCGCCTGGCGGGAGAGCCCGCTCGGGCGCGTGCTGCACCGGGTCCGCTACCTGTTCCCGGCGAGCTTCGCGGCCGGCATCACGCTCGCCGCCCTGGCCTGGGACGATGCCGATTTCAAGATGATGGCCGGCCTGGGCTGCGCGTTCTGGCTGGCAGCGAGCGCCCTGCTGAGCCTGTGGACCCGCGTCCGGCTGCGCGACGGCTGGCTCGAAGGGCTGCGCGCGCAGTCGCCCAGCGTCTACGGCATGACCGCCGCGCATCTCGGCGCCGCGGTGTTCCTGGTCGGCGCCGTGCTGTCCGACCGCCTGAGCCAGGAAAAGCTGGTGCGCATGGCACCCGGCGACAGCGTGACGCTGTCCGGCTACACCTTCAACTTCCTCGGCACGGAGACCGTCCAGGGCCCCAACTTCTCGGCCCAGCAAGCCACGTTCCGGGTGGAGCGGAACGGCGAGAGCCTGGAACTCAGGCCCCAGAAGCGGAACTACAAGGTACAGCGCAACATGATGACCGAAGCCGCCATCGACCCCGGCCTGTCCCGCGATCTCTACGTCGCCCTCGGGGAACCGCTGGACAAAAATGCCTGGAGCGTTCGGCTCTACGTCAAGCCGTTCATCCGCTGGATCTGGGCCGGCGGCTTGTTCATGATCGCCGGGGGCCTGTTGTCCGTCGGCGACCGGCGCTACCGCCTGCCGCTGCGCGAAGCCCGCGCCGTTCCCGAACGGGCCGCCGCCGCCCGCGCGACCTGA
- a CDS encoding DsbE family thiol:disulfide interchange protein, producing MRFAIPLVIFVLLVVLLGVGLTLDPREVPSPLIGKPAPAFSLPEVAAADRTLSLDQLKGQVFLLNVWASWCVSCRQEHPVLVEFSKRGIVPIYGLNYKDTRDDALAWLKRFGDPYRASAFDEDGKMGIEWGVYGVPETFLVDKHGVIRYKQTGPVTPEDLENKILPLIRELQSAA from the coding sequence ATGCGCTTCGCCATCCCACTCGTCATCTTCGTCCTGCTGGTCGTCCTGCTGGGCGTGGGCCTGACCCTGGATCCCCGCGAAGTGCCCTCCCCGCTCATCGGCAAACCGGCCCCGGCGTTCTCGCTGCCGGAGGTCGCCGCGGCCGACCGCACCCTGAGCCTGGACCAGCTCAAGGGACAGGTGTTCCTGCTCAACGTCTGGGCGTCCTGGTGCGTCTCCTGCCGTCAGGAGCATCCCGTGCTGGTGGAGTTCTCCAAGCGCGGCATCGTCCCGATCTACGGCCTCAACTACAAGGACACCCGCGACGATGCCCTCGCCTGGCTGAAGCGGTTCGGCGATCCCTACCGGGCCAGCGCCTTCGACGAGGACGGCAAGATGGGCATCGAATGGGGCGTCTACGGCGTGCCGGAAACCTTCCTGGTCGACAAGCACGGCGTGATCCGCTACAAGCAGACCGGGCCGGTGACGCCGGAAGACCTCGAAAACAAGATACTGCCGCTGATTCGCGAATTGCAGAGCGCCGCATGA